TCAATTGTAACAGGAAGACCCTTTAAGAGCTGTTTTGACACAAATTCAATGAGTTCTTCGTCAGTTTTTGCACCACTGGCAAGAAATTTATCGAGCCCATAGTCTCCTTTATACTCCATTGTATAGAAGCCGAAGTCATCGATTTTTTTAATTGTCATCACGGATTGAATATCTTTTCTGAAGATAAATCCAATGCTTGCAATCACAAGAATAAAGACACTCAGAATACCAATGAGTATCTTTGTAGATAATTTTAACTTTCTCATTATAATACACTCCTCAATCAATGAATGTACTATAACACGAATAGTTTGGTGTTCAAAGTAAAATAACACGTCTATACGAGTCAAAGATGAAGTTCACGGTAAAATTCGCAATAATATAATAACAAAAAGGAGATACAATGAAAAAATTAAGAACCATAGTAGCGTTAATATCGCTTACTCTTCTTTTGTATATCTTTCCTGTTGCTGTACAAACACATGGTACACCAGAGACTAATGCAGGAGCGACACCACCATTGGGTGTAGTACGCGATGGCGAGAAACGCTGGGTATGGAATTTAGATTATCTTGGTACTGTTATTATCATCGAAGGTATCGTTATGTTGGTGTTGTTCCAAAAGAAAACTGCATTGTAGCAATGCAGTTAATGATCTATTGCTTGGGATGAGTAGAGTGTTTGCTCTGCTTTCTTTGTTTTTCTTTGGATATAGAAATAGGTAATCGTGACAATCCCAAGTGGAACAAGAAGTAAGAAAATAACAGACATAGTAATAATCATGTAAGTGAATGATTCAAAAGAGCGATACTCCATTGCTTCATCGTCCCATTGAATTGGATCATCAGAAATCTTAGTTTCAGTCGAGTGGATGGTGATAGTAGCGCCGTTCCTTGTAGAAAATGTAATCGAGTAGGTTAAATCAGAGGTCTTCTTTACAACAACATCTTCAATTGGAATTGCTGCTAAAGTGTCACTACGCCATGCTTTGGCCTGAGCAATTTGAATAAGTTCATTGTCTGTTAGTGTTTTTGTAATACCAACCCGAAGTTGAATGTTGTTCGCAGATAGTAGTTCGGTATACCCAGTTGCAGGCAGTGTTTCAACAGGTGGCTTTTCAATTGTCGGAGAAGGTTCGGTATCAATCTGGATTCCCTTATCAATATCATCCTGACTAATACGAAGTGTCACAATTTGCTCATAGTAACGCCCCAAGTTATCAACATAAGGAATCGATATGTGATAGACACCAGGTTCGTTTATTTCATCGACTTTGTCTAAAGGTATGACAGTCTCTTCTTCCGAATATATAGGAACCAAGAAAAAAACGAACGATATAAGGATAATAAAGAGTCTACGCTTCATCTTGGTTACCACTTAAAGCAGGAATTGTAATACGGATAGTGACAGCGTTTTGGCTGGTTGACATTGTATAAGTTCCATCTAACAATTTAGCCAAATCCTTTACCAAGAACAATCCGTTACCGCTACTGTATTTATTTTCACTAGCAGGAGCATCTTGGAGTGCATTCAAAAGAACCTGACTCTGTTTCATGCGTTTCAAATTTTGATTCGTTGTTTGGTTCGTAAACTCCAGTGAGATGTTCTCACCTGCAATAATTGCGATATTGACACTTGTGTTCTTTTTGGCATAATGTGCAATATTTGATAGTAGGTTGTGGATTAAGAGCTGTACCAAAACAGGGTTTGAGTTCACAATGACAGATTCGTCCGCATTGAGAATAATTTCTAAGTCTTTAGCCGCAAAGCTTTGCCCAAAAGAACTCAAAGTTCGATAGGTTAGCGCAACAATATCGAATGGTTCTGGGTCAGATAAGTTATTACGGTTATCTTCATTGAGAATCTTAAGAATCTCGTTAATACGAAGAATAACTTTTTGGCTCAGATCTTTATTCTCAAATGCTAAGGCTAAGAGACTGTCTTCAATGTCGTCTTGATCAAGGATTGCATTATTAATCATAAGTAATTGATGAATCGGAGTTTTTAAATCATGAATGAATGATTTTGATACAACAAGGGTATTATTCAGATGCTGTTTTGCTGACTCAATTTCAAGTTCTGATTCAGTGTACTGACGTGAAGCCGTACTGATATCAGTTTTAAGCTGTGTTGTTAGATCAGCTAGCTGCTGGTTAACGACATCTTTACCTTCTGCAACCATTTCAAAATCATAGTTTTTTAGATACCCAAGCGACTTCTTAATTTTCTCTAAAGGACTTAGAAGAGAGTTAAATAGGAAAATAAATCCAATCACCAAGACAACAAATGAAACGGTCATGATAATAACTTGTTGTGATATAAAAGGCAGAATATAGATATCATCGGGAAGTTGATACAAGCGCATCAAGACTGTAAAACGATTATTGTTTACAACTACATCTCCCGTTGACTCAAACAGGATTGCTTTGGGATCCACAGCGTTATAAAACGCCCCAGGCGATAAATTCTCTGAAGACTGGTATACCACATCATTACCATGAAGCACCATAAAATCAGACGGATACTGATCCGAAATCATACTTAATTGTTCTTGTGTCTTTATTGGATAAGTACTTAGTGTGTCCTCAATAGTATGGTTGATTTCTGTAATCGTCGCATCTTCAATAGCGCGGTAACGATTGGGTAAACTGACCAGATTAAAAAAGTAAAAAACTGTAATCATTAAATAGACAATTGCTAAGGTAACGCCAATATAGAAGAGTCTATTATTACGCTTCATTCCATTTATAACCCGAACCACGGATAGTGATAATTGAGAAGATATTCATCTTAGCGCGCAAATTTTTGATATGAACATCAATCTTACGCATGTTATCTTCTGGGGATTCGTTCGCCCAGACAATCTCTACAATCTCCTCACGATCCAACAATTCGTTTTTCCTTTCCAAGAAAAGTTGTAATAGAGAGAATTCGATGGGTGTTAATGCATAGTCATCGTTGTTCTTCTTAACTGTACGATTTTTTGTATCTAAAACAATGGATTCTACATCAGAGTGCAAAACCTGCGTGTGATTTACAAATGCAGATGCAGAACTGAGAACCGTTCGAATGTATTTAAACATAACTTTCAAACTCTTAGATTTCTCTAAATAATAGTCAACATTAAAGTGTAACGACTCCAACTCAGTGTCTTCACTTGGCTTGGCTGTAAGAATAATCGTCTTAATTTGTGGATGAATTTTCTTTGCTGTTTCCACAAGGCGTATCCCGCTAATTGAATTAAGATGCAAATCCGTTAACAATAAATCATATTGATTTGTTGCGAGCGACTCCAATCCCGTGATTGAATTTTGTGCCAAAGTGACATTATATCCTTCAATTTCTAATTTGCCTTTGAGGTATAAGGCGTAATCGTAATCATCCTCAACATAAAGTATTCTTTGCATGTATTGACCTCCGTTTTCATAATAAATCGATTATATCACTCATAATAGTAGCAGTTATGAAAATGTCTTGTATGTGTTTAAAAATGTAACTAAAGGGTTTTATTAAGAAGACTTATGTAAAATGAAGAGTCAAAATATGCACTTGTACCGTTAGAAATTACGCCAAAACCACTGCAATATCCTTTGTAGAGTGGCTACAAGTTTATTCTGTAGACAGTGTTAAGACGTGTGTTAGGTTTGTTAGGAATTACACAAAAACGAGTCATACAGGACATATACACCTGTTTTGGTAACAAAACTCGAATACAATACAAACGATGTGAATATAATGCCAGTGTATAACTATCGATATACGTATGTTTAGAATAAACACAAGTTCTAAAACAAACTCATGACACCCGATGAGGATTTTCGAGCCTCATGGGATTGTCGAGTGTTTAAAGAAAAAGGAGGAATTGCATGTTTAAGAAATTTAGTAGTCGATGTACAAAACTATCAATGGCATTGTTACTCATATTTTCTTCGTTTACAGCCTATAGCGTAAGTGCTGAAGAAAAAGATGAGTACAGTAACGATGATATTAATATTGTTGTCGATAAATACTATAATCAGGAGACCAACGATGTCGAGATCATTGTCTCTCTAAAAGAAAAAGAAGAGAATATAGAAATAAATGATATTCTTTTCCCAGGACAGGATACAGTGGAAGACCTAACTGAAGGATCCAAAGTAAATCCTGACAACGACGATCATAAATACACATATACCGTAAATGAAAATGGTTATTATGAATTTAAGATAGATTATACAATCAAGATCGAAGTTCCTGTGGAAAAAGAAGAAGAGATAGTACCAGAACCCGTAAATTCGGATGAGGTTACTGTTGAGAATGATGAAGCATTAGAAGAACCCCAACTTGCGGAAGAAACTGATGCAGAAACTAAGATTGTAGAGCGTGATGAAACTTATAAGTTTACGGTTAAAGTTGACGCGATTACGGATGTGGAATCGATTGATGAGCCTGAATTTAAAGAGCCGTCAGAACCTGAAACTCCTATTGAAGAACCAATAGAGGAAGAAAAACCAGTTATTGGAAATTTCGCTGGTCAGTCAGGGTTGACGATTTCAACCAGTTTAACATCGCCAGCAAACTTGGATATCCAGAATCGAACGGTTCTCGATGTAAGTTTTACCGTTGGACTAAATACAGCAACAGTTATTTACAATCCAAAATTGATAATTGATCTTACAGGAGTTAACCTGCTAATTGATACTCAAAGTTTCAGTAAACCAAATGGATCAAAAAGTGCTGTCTATGATAGTAAAAATAACAGAATTATTGTGGAGTATAACGAGCCATTCTCTGGTACATCAACGTTTAACTTTAAAGCAAAACCATATATGGATGCAGTTAATGGAGAGCAATTTAAAATTAATGCAAGTTGGACAGGTTTTTCTGATTTAGCAAATACGAAACCATATGAAGATGCGAAAGTTGCAACAGCGAATATTACAACAGTGGGTACAGAGCATGGAACAATTAATGCGGATCCAACTAATATCGCAACGTGGAATCAAACAGCTACTCCCTGGAGATTTAGTCAAGTGGCTAGTACTACAGTTTACAATAGGTACTATTTAAGCTCAAAGGCTGGAACAGAGTTTCCGGAACTATATTTTAAGAACTTAGTCATCGTAAAGGATATAACAGAGGAGAACTGGTCAACAAGCAAAAGCATGTATGTTGAGGCAGATAAAGGGTTAACTGACTACAACAGAGGTGTAATTACAGAAACGACCTCAAATTCCATTAGAATGGAATTTGGTGAGAGAACACTATCGCAGCTATATGTTCGCGAGGATAGCAGTGTTCCGTCTAGCGCTCAAAAGAAAACCTACAATACAGAGTATCATGTTTATAATGGATCTGAGTATCTGTATTCATTTAAGAAAGAAATTGGTGTTCTACACGATACATCAATGTATGTTTATCCTGTATTGTCAAAAGAAAACGTTGGTATGAACGAGTCATTCTCATATACAATAACACCACAGATTAAGAGTGGTCCGAACCCAATGAAGGATATGGAAATAATAATTCCAATAAATTCAAAACTCAAGCCGATGATGATGAGCGCGGGTCCTGCTAGTTTTTTCTCAACATTTGAGTATTACTATGAGGTGAATAACTCTGGAACTTTCATCAGACAAACCGGAAGTTCATTTGCGGATTTAAGTAGCATAGCGAATATCACATCGCTAAAAATCAAACAAAGACTTCCTTCCGCTACATCAAATGACTATGCATCACTCTTGATTGTCTTTAAGAATATTGGACTAGGCACAGACGAAAAAGCTGACATAGCGCCTAGCAAAATTACGTTCGTGAATACAGAGGGTAACACTGTTGATTATCTAGCGAAAAACACAGTAAAAAATACGGTTACTGGAATCAATACTAATACAATTTCTGGACCCTCGAAAATAACAGCGTCAGTTTATAATGGTGTGAATGCAAGTAGTGGTCAGATTCCAACAACTCCTGTGACAAACGTAAATTTTAGCCAACAACTAAGACTTGGTAATTTACTTGGAGGAAATCTAGACAACGCATATATGTATGCTATTGTCCCGAAAGAAATAAATGTTCAAGCAGTTGCCTCTGAGACAATAAGAGGGTATCGAATAAAACCAGGTGCATCAATTAACGATGAACAGCTTACCCAAATGTCTATGACCTATCAATATCTCCAACTCGAAAAGATTTCATTGGATGAATCAAGAGATTTATATTTGATTAAGACAAATGAGCCTTTAAAGTCAGATACGCTTAGAAATTTCGACTTTCTCAATGCGAGACTAGGCTTTACAAGCTCGACATTGGCCGCTGGTAAACACAAGATAGAATTTGGTTTTGGTTCGTTGTCTTCTGATTTACTAGAAGGACAAACTTTAATGACAGATATTGTCGAATCAACACTTGATGCTAAGGTAAAATCTGCAATTGGGTCATCAAATAGTAAAGTATTCAAACTTGACAAAGAAATTGAAATTGTAAGAAATGATGATGTTCAAGGTCTTTCTTGGTCTAAAGGTGGACTTGATTCAGACTGGATTCTAACGGGATCTGGAATAAGTACAAGTATGGTCAACAGTACCATTGACTATAAGTATGAAATTACAAACACCTCAACAACAACATTTGATACATATGATCTCATCGATATTCTTCCACATAAAAATGATGAATACATTATTAACAGTGGTTCAAGAGGATCGCAATACGTTGTTAACCTTGGAAATACACCAATCAAGGCAATGATTAATGGTGTTGAGTCGGCGGTACTTGTACAGTATGCAACAACATACAATCCTGATCGATTTGATAAGAATGGTAATGCAGTAACAGGTGATGGTCGATGGAGTACTCAAGCACCAGCAAACCGTGCTGATATCAAATCTATCAAAATATCACTGGTTGGAACAAAATTTAAACCGGGCGATAAATTAACACTCGAATTCCAAGGTGTTTTACCATTAGGTACACCTCGAAATGATGAACTCGCAAACAACACAGTTGCTTTGATGGGTAAATACTCAAATGGTGGTTCAACACTATCTAAAACATATGAAATGCCAGTTACATCAGTCAAGGCAACAAAACCAGAAAACAACGGTGAATTGTCGGGGTCCGTATATATCGACCAAAACGGTAACGGTAAGAAGGATGGCGTAGATGCAGGTCTAAACCAATTGACAGTTGAACTATTCAAGAATAGTGATTTAGGAACTGCTGTTGCTTCGACAACCACAACAACAAGTGGTGCGGGGGTTACCGGTACATTTGGTTTTAGTAACTTGCCTTATAATGAAGATACAAACGCAAACGATTACTATAAAATTCGTGTGACTCTCCCAGAAAACGGAAGTGGAGTTACAGCAGGAGATAATAAAGTAATTAATGATGCTACAAATCCTACAAAGTATGTGTGGCTGACAATTGGTGGAAAAGACTCATTTAAGTTAAGTGATGTTCCAGCAGTTGGATCTATCGCAATTGAAAACATCGATGGCGCTATAAAAGTGGTTACTCCTATTACAGGTTCAGTAAAATTTGTCGATAAAGCAGGGGTCGATGTTGCTTCTGATTATGGAAAGAACTATTCAATTGAAATCTATGATGGCGCTACGAAATTAGGGACAGCGACATCAGGAAATGCTGGAGTGTTCACATTATCAAATGTTGTTCTAACTACCGCAAATGAATACACATTGAAATTTACCAATAATACTGGCAAAGCATTTGTATTTGCTCCGAAAAATACAGAACCAAATGATGGGACGCTTAGAGTAACAATGGAGCCAGGAATCAAATCTGAAAACAATGTCATTTACATTACAGATAATCAGGCCCCTACGATTACAAATCTATTAGTTAATGCAGGTCAGAACCCAACAGATATTACATATACAACTGGTGACTTAGTCACTGCAGTTGTAAGTCAAGCATGGGAAATTACAGGTCCTGCAGGTTCAACTAAGAAAACAGGTACTGCACAAAACACAATTGCTGCAGCACTGACAGAGTTAAAGACAGCTGGCGTCACTGGTTCGTATACATTTAAACTAACCATTAAAGATGCCGCAGGTAATGAAGCAACTGACTCAAGAACATTCAATATTCTTGGAGCAGGTGCTACAGACAAACCTACAATTAACACAAGCAAGCCAACTTCCACAACTATTAACGTTAAGAAGACGGCTACAAACCCAACAGGTGCACAGGTCATTACGACATTTGGTATTACAGCCAAAGATGCACTGAATAACCCAATTACAGATATTTCAAAATTCACATTCGCAGATTTAGACAAAGTTGATTTCACAACAATTGGAACCTATACTGTGAAAGTGACAGTTCAGGATACTGTTGAAAATATTTCAGAACCCGCAACACAAGTTACTTATGTTGTGAATGATACTGAAGTACCAACACTTTCAATCCCTAACAAAACAATTCAAATAAACAGTTCCAAAGCAGATCCAAAGACATTAACCTTGGATCAAATGGAAAAAGATTTAAACCTATTTGGAACCGTTGTTCGTAGTGATAACGATAAGGCGTCAGAAGTAGCGGGTAAAATGCCACTTAAAGCTGATGACTTCGCAAACATCATCTTCGATACAACAGGAACCTATACAATCAATGTTTATATTAAAGACATTACAGGTAACGCATCAGATCTCGTTATTGTTACAGTCAAAGTCACTGTCTATGATGATGTTGATGAACAATTTAACTGGGCTATTGATGCCGCAGGATTCACAACAACTATAGATAAAGTAAAAAATGAAGCAGGATTGATTGAACAAGCGAAAGTAAAAGTTACCGATCTTGCAACGGGAACAGATATTACAAAAACTGATGCCGAAGTTCTTGTCTCACCGACATCATTAGGTGAAGGCTTAGGACAAGATGTTCAATTCACAGTAAGACGTCGTTCTAACAAAGAAATGTCAGAACTCGCAAAGAGTGTTAAAGGAAATGTCTATACACTCATCGATGGTGATCACGGTATCATCGTCAATAACATTGTGGAATCTGTAGATAACGTCAACACAGCAGCTAAGATTAACGCAGCCGCTGGCGGACAAATCTACAATGTAAAAACAAACACAATTGACCCAACATTATCATTCGAACATAAGATTGGTACTGATGTGGTTACAAGCTTAAAAGCAGGCGTTAACCAACAAGTAATCTTTACGGTTGTTGGCAAACCAACACTCACAAAGACAATCAATGCGAATGTCTATGACACAATGCATGATGGTCTGGGAATTATCGCTGAAGACTTCACAGCAATACCAAGTGAAGTTCAAACATCAGCACAAATCGCTGGAAAAGCGAAAGCATCCGTCTATGAAGCAGCGACTGGCGTGAAACGACCATCCGTTGCATTTACGACAACACCGAACAAACTCGGTAAAGGTGCAAACCAAGAAGTTACCATTGAATATGATGCAAACCTTAAAACAAAGGTTAATGCAAGTGTCTTCGATAAGATTTCTGGCAACGAAGCAATCTCAGCCAAATCAGAATTCACCATTGCATTACCAGAAATGAATAAAGATAAGTTAAAGGAATACTCAAATGTTGAAGCATGGGACATCTCGAATCCAGCTGAAGCGGTACAAATTCCATTAGCAAGCATTGATGTGGTTGACCCAACAACGCTTCCAACCGAAGCAGGAGATGTCACATTCAAATTCAAAACAACCACAGCTGGTCAAGCAGAAATCACATCTGTCGGTCATGTTGTGAGTACAAGTATTAAACTAATTGCTGATGAATTCCTTGTCATGGATGTCCAGACAGCTAAAGATTCAAGTGATACTTCATTGCTTCTTGCAATGCGTGCCAGTGCAACCTTAAATGGTGCACCATTAACACCATTCATTGATGCCGAAGAAGTACTCAAAATTACAAGCGTTACCAAGGCACAAGAGGAGCCAATTACCATTGTCGTTAAAGCCGAAGAATTCAAAGGTCAAGACAAGGGTGATAAAACATCGAAAGAAATTAAAGTATATATTGTTGATAAGTTTGATCAAACAACGAAGGTCGGAATTAAAGCCAACTCATTCGTCGCAGGATTAACCCAAGAAAACGCAGAAGACTTCAAAACAGAAGCAAATGTCAAAGCATGGGACTTCTCAACATTACCAAACGTCAAACCTACGCCAATTCACCGCGATAACATTCAAGTAACGCAAGGATTGGAAGGTGAGAAAAAAGGAACACTGGGCGCACGTCCTGTAACATTTA
The window above is part of the Erysipelothrix sp. HDW6C genome. Proteins encoded here:
- a CDS encoding response regulator transcription factor encodes the protein MQRILYVEDDYDYALYLKGKLEIEGYNVTLAQNSITGLESLATNQYDLLLTDLHLNSISGIRLVETAKKIHPQIKTIILTAKPSEDTELESLHFNVDYYLEKSKSLKVMFKYIRTVLSSASAFVNHTQVLHSDVESIVLDTKNRTVKKNNDDYALTPIEFSLLQLFLERKNELLDREEIVEIVWANESPEDNMRKIDVHIKNLRAKMNIFSIITIRGSGYKWNEA
- a CDS encoding HAMP domain-containing histidine kinase, with amino-acid sequence MKRNNRLFYIGVTLAIVYLMITVFYFFNLVSLPNRYRAIEDATITEINHTIEDTLSTYPIKTQEQLSMISDQYPSDFMVLHGNDVVYQSSENLSPGAFYNAVDPKAILFESTGDVVVNNNRFTVLMRLYQLPDDIYILPFISQQVIIMTVSFVVLVIGFIFLFNSLLSPLEKIKKSLGYLKNYDFEMVAEGKDVVNQQLADLTTQLKTDISTASRQYTESELEIESAKQHLNNTLVVSKSFIHDLKTPIHQLLMINNAILDQDDIEDSLLALAFENKDLSQKVILRINEILKILNEDNRNNLSDPEPFDIVALTYRTLSSFGQSFAAKDLEIILNADESVIVNSNPVLVQLLIHNLLSNIAHYAKKNTSVNIAIIAGENISLEFTNQTTNQNLKRMKQSQVLLNALQDAPASENKYSSGNGLFLVKDLAKLLDGTYTMSTSQNAVTIRITIPALSGNQDEA